Sequence from the Ornithinimicrobium humiphilum genome:
GCGATGTGTGCTCGGGTCTTCATTGACGTACTCCAGTTCCAGGCAAGCCGCGAGGCCCCCGTGTCGTGCGATTCGGCCCCTGCGACCGACGGGCCGGTCGACCCGCCCGACGACGCTAGCAGAGGGGCGAGGGGGTATGCCGTGGGCCGGCGGGTTGGCGGACGTCTGGCACGCAGCCGATCAGGAACGGAGAAGCGCAGGTGAGGCGGCTCCTCCTAGGGTGGATGGCTTGACGGAGACGACCGAGCCTGCACCGCCTCGGGACGCGGCCACCCGTCGCCGGGACACCGAGGAGCGGCTGGCGACCGACGTCGACCTGTGGGTCGCGACGACGGACGGGGACACGCCATACCTCGTGCCGTTGTCGTTCGACTGGGACGGCGAGACCGTGCTGCTGTCCACCTCCGAGCGGAGCGTGACAGGGCGCAACCTGGTGCGGACCGTGACGGTCAGGCTGGCGCTGGGACCTACGCGGGACGTGGTGCTGGTCGACGGGACGGTCGAGGTAATGCCGATGGACGCGCTGCCGACCGGGCAGGCTGACCGGTTCGCGTCTCGGACGGGTTTCGACCCGCGGGTGGAGCAGGGGTTCGTGTGGTTCCAGGTGAGGCCGCGGAGGATCCAGGCATGGCGGGAGGCCAACGAGCTGGCGGGCCGCGAGCTCATGCGCGATGGGCAGTGGCTGGTGTGACCCCTGGCGGTCAGGGGCGCTCGAGCTTGTAGAGCGCGATCTCGGCCCGACATGCGTCGTCGCGGTGCGCGGCGGCTCGGTGCAGCGCGGCGACGACGTGCCAAACCTCCGTGCCCCGGGTGGCCAGCCGCTCCCAGGCGTCAGCCGCCTCGACGTGGAGCGACTGCATACGGCGCTGGGCGTCGACGGCCCGGCCAAGGTCCCCTTCCTTGGCGGCGGCGTAGTCGAGCGCCGAGGCGTCCCGCAGCTCCTGCTCGAGACCGGCAACCCGGTCGAGCAGGTGGTCGGCGGGTTCCGAGCCGGGATCGCGCAGCCCGGCAAGGCGGTCCACCGCGGATCGGAGGACGTCA
This genomic interval carries:
- a CDS encoding pyridoxamine 5'-phosphate oxidase family protein, whose amino-acid sequence is MDGLTETTEPAPPRDAATRRRDTEERLATDVDLWVATTDGDTPYLVPLSFDWDGETVLLSTSERSVTGRNLVRTVTVRLALGPTRDVVLVDGTVEVMPMDALPTGQADRFASRTGFDPRVEQGFVWFQVRPRRIQAWREANELAGRELMRDGQWLV